A single Sutterella megalosphaeroides DNA region contains:
- the infB gene encoding translation initiation factor IF-2: MASKTVNEFAQELKVAAKTLLAQLKAAGVHKKSETDELSETDKTRLLDSLRAERTQSAQRKITVTRKETSVIKQSDASGRAHTIQVEVRRKRVFMKNPQALAEEAAQREIAQREAEEAARREAEEAARLEAERIAREEAAKKAAEEEERRRREEAERLEAERRAREEAERKAAQERAEAAARAAAEAKEREEALRQNASNDAEMKAARREAEKAKLDAEVAEATAKRLEAEAKKRAEDEARRAEARRRAEEEARRIREMMNRKAGVLTAKKPAKAEKPAEKAPEKAAEKPQTKKAEPKKAPRQEAPAANTGTTEKKGHPSDKKKSRTGGSRWDDDNQKRRVIKTRGEDDSQSSGWRTARGRRSQDRHRQDAPVQVSQEPIVRDVQVPETISVADLAHKMSVKATEVIKTLMQMGQMVTINQMLDQDTAMLVVEEMGHNAIAAKADDPEAFLGELAQKNDYEALPRPPVVTIMGHVDHGKTSLLDYIRRAKVAAGEAGGITQHIGAYHVKTPRGIVTFLDTPGHEAFTAMRARGAQATDIVILVVAADDGVMPQTKEAISHARAAGVPLVVAINKIDKPEANPDRVKQELVANEVMPEEWGGDVPFCEVSAKTGLGVDELLENVLLQAEMLELKAPVDGPARGLVIESRLDKGRGPVASILVQAGTLHRGDVVLVGAEYGRVRAMINELGKAQNTAGPSIPVEIQGLSGVPAAGDEVIVLADERKAREIALFRQGKYRDVKLAKAHATNLANLFSDVGEGEVKTLPLIIKADVQGSQEALIHALTKLSNDEVRVSIVHAAVGGISESDVNLAAASKGVIIGFNVRADAQARKLAELEGIDIRYYNIIYDAVDDVKAALGGMLSPEMRETPLGLVEIRQIIRVPKVGNIAGCRVLEGLVRRNAKVRLLRDNVVIWTGELASLKHFKDDVREVKAGNECGLSLKGYEDIRELDQLEVFEVTEVARTL, encoded by the coding sequence ATGGCCAGCAAGACGGTGAACGAATTTGCTCAGGAACTCAAGGTTGCCGCCAAAACGCTTTTGGCGCAGCTGAAGGCCGCGGGCGTTCACAAGAAGAGCGAAACGGACGAGTTGAGCGAAACCGACAAGACGCGTCTTCTCGACAGCCTTCGCGCCGAGCGCACGCAGAGCGCGCAGCGCAAGATCACGGTGACCCGCAAGGAAACGAGCGTCATCAAGCAGAGCGACGCCTCGGGCCGCGCGCATACGATTCAGGTCGAAGTGCGCCGCAAGCGCGTCTTCATGAAGAACCCCCAGGCGCTCGCCGAAGAAGCCGCGCAGCGTGAAATCGCGCAGCGCGAAGCCGAAGAGGCCGCCCGCCGAGAGGCCGAAGAAGCCGCGCGTCTCGAAGCCGAACGCATCGCCCGCGAAGAAGCCGCGAAGAAGGCGGCCGAAGAAGAAGAGCGCCGCCGCCGCGAAGAGGCCGAACGCCTCGAAGCCGAACGTCGCGCCCGCGAAGAAGCCGAACGCAAGGCCGCTCAGGAACGCGCCGAAGCCGCGGCCCGCGCTGCCGCCGAAGCCAAGGAGCGCGAAGAAGCCCTCCGTCAGAACGCTTCGAACGACGCCGAAATGAAGGCCGCCCGCCGCGAAGCCGAAAAGGCGAAGCTCGACGCCGAAGTCGCCGAAGCGACCGCCAAGCGCCTCGAAGCCGAAGCCAAGAAGCGCGCCGAAGACGAAGCCCGCCGCGCCGAAGCGCGTCGTCGTGCCGAAGAAGAAGCCCGTCGCATTCGCGAAATGATGAACCGCAAAGCGGGCGTCCTCACCGCGAAGAAGCCCGCCAAGGCCGAAAAGCCCGCGGAAAAGGCTCCGGAAAAGGCGGCCGAAAAGCCCCAGACCAAGAAGGCCGAGCCGAAGAAGGCTCCGCGTCAGGAGGCGCCTGCCGCCAACACCGGCACGACCGAAAAGAAGGGGCATCCCTCCGACAAGAAGAAGAGCCGCACGGGCGGCTCCCGCTGGGACGACGACAACCAGAAGCGCCGCGTCATCAAGACGCGCGGCGAAGACGATTCGCAGAGCTCGGGTTGGCGCACCGCGCGCGGCCGCCGCAGCCAGGACCGTCATCGTCAGGACGCGCCCGTGCAGGTTTCGCAGGAACCGATCGTGCGCGACGTGCAGGTGCCCGAAACGATTTCCGTTGCCGACCTCGCCCACAAGATGAGCGTCAAGGCGACCGAAGTCATCAAGACCCTCATGCAGATGGGTCAGATGGTCACCATCAACCAGATGCTCGACCAGGATACGGCGATGCTCGTCGTCGAAGAAATGGGCCACAACGCGATCGCCGCCAAGGCCGACGACCCCGAAGCGTTCCTCGGCGAACTCGCGCAGAAGAACGACTACGAAGCGCTGCCGCGTCCGCCGGTCGTCACGATCATGGGTCACGTCGACCACGGCAAGACGTCGCTTCTCGACTACATCCGTCGCGCGAAGGTTGCCGCGGGTGAAGCGGGCGGCATCACGCAGCACATCGGTGCCTACCATGTGAAGACGCCCCGCGGCATCGTCACGTTCCTCGACACCCCGGGTCACGAAGCCTTTACGGCCATGCGCGCCCGCGGTGCTCAGGCGACCGACATCGTCATTCTCGTGGTGGCGGCCGACGACGGCGTCATGCCCCAGACGAAGGAAGCCATCTCGCACGCTCGTGCGGCGGGCGTGCCTCTCGTCGTGGCGATCAACAAGATCGACAAGCCCGAAGCCAATCCCGACCGCGTGAAGCAGGAACTCGTCGCCAACGAAGTCATGCCCGAAGAGTGGGGCGGCGACGTGCCCTTCTGCGAAGTGTCCGCGAAGACCGGCCTGGGCGTCGACGAGCTTCTCGAGAACGTCCTCCTTCAGGCCGAAATGCTTGAACTCAAGGCTCCCGTCGACGGTCCCGCCCGCGGCCTCGTGATCGAATCGCGCCTCGACAAGGGGCGCGGCCCGGTCGCGTCGATCCTCGTTCAGGCGGGCACGCTCCACCGCGGCGACGTCGTTCTCGTCGGCGCCGAATACGGTCGCGTCCGTGCGATGATCAACGAACTCGGCAAGGCCCAGAACACGGCCGGCCCCTCGATCCCGGTCGAAATCCAGGGTCTTTCGGGCGTTCCCGCTGCGGGCGACGAAGTGATCGTGCTTGCGGACGAACGCAAGGCGCGCGAAATCGCGCTCTTCCGTCAGGGCAAGTACCGCGACGTGAAGCTCGCGAAGGCGCACGCCACGAACCTCGCGAACCTCTTCAGCGACGTGGGCGAAGGTGAAGTGAAGACGCTTCCCCTCATCATCAAGGCCGACGTTCAGGGCTCGCAGGAAGCGCTCATCCACGCGCTCACGAAGCTCTCGAACGACGAAGTGCGCGTCTCGATCGTGCACGCGGCCGTGGGCGGGATCTCGGAATCCGACGTCAACCTCGCCGCCGCGTCGAAGGGCGTCATCATCGGCTTCAACGTCCGCGCCGACGCCCAGGCCCGCAAGCTTGCCGAACTCGAAGGTATCGACATCCGCTACTACAACATCATCTACGACGCCGTGGATGACGTGAAGGCGGCTCTCGGCGGCATGCTTTCCCCGGAAATGCGCGAAACGCCGCTCGGTCTCGTCGAAATCCGCCAGATCATTCGCGTTCCGAAGGTCGGCAACATCGCGGGCTGCCGCGTGCTCGAAGGTCTCGTGCGCCGCAACGCGAAGGTTCGCCTCCTGCGCGACAACGTCGTCATCTGGACGGGCGAACTCGCGAGCCTCAAGCACTTCAAGGACGACGTGCGCGAGGTGAAGGCGGGCAACGAATGCGGTTTGTCGCTCAAGGGCTACGAAGACATCCGCGAACTCGATCAGCTCGAAGTCTTCGAAGTGACCGAAGTCGCCCGTACGCTCTAA
- the rbfA gene encoding 30S ribosome-binding factor RbfA: MKAKKPGRAQRVGDQIARDLAKLIPLEVRDPRVGLVTITGCEVTPDYAHAKVYFTVLGSDPAESVAGLNAAAGMLRNRLFRELRIHTVPTLHFAHDTSVAKGFEMDALIKKAMAVTGPAESDESDDDSNAPSGKAD, from the coding sequence GTGAAAGCCAAGAAACCCGGTCGAGCTCAGCGCGTCGGCGATCAGATCGCGCGCGACCTCGCCAAACTCATTCCTCTTGAAGTGCGCGATCCGCGCGTCGGTCTCGTGACGATTACGGGCTGCGAAGTGACGCCCGACTACGCGCACGCCAAGGTTTATTTCACCGTGCTCGGAAGCGACCCCGCCGAAAGCGTGGCGGGTCTCAACGCCGCCGCGGGGATGCTGCGCAACCGCCTTTTCCGCGAGCTGCGCATCCATACGGTGCCGACGCTCCACTTCGCGCACGACACGAGCGTCGCGAAGGGCTTCGAAATGGACGCCCTCATCAAGAAGGCGATGGCCGTGACGGGCCCGGCCGAATCCGACGAATCGGACGACGATTCGAACGCTCCTTCGGGGAAGGCCGACTGA
- the truB gene encoding tRNA pseudouridine(55) synthase TruB, whose translation MGRTKKGDPVDGVMLLDKPLGMSSNGAVQKVRRLLNAQKAGHTGTLDPMATGLLPLCFGNATKFSADLLDADKGYTARVKLGVTTTTGDVEGEVLETRDVSGVTLEAVERAARSFLGEIEQIPPMYSALKKDGRCLYELARRGETVEREPRRVVIREITVSDFDGESFTMSTLVSKGTYIRVLAEDIGRALGTGAHLTALRRTRVGHLTLDKAVTVETLEALGTPEAVRVKLTPSDALLSTLEPVRLEAEAAKRFLFGQCLPLGLALRGRVRVYDDAGMLLGTALVDERGVLAPERLIAH comes from the coding sequence ATGGGCCGCACGAAAAAGGGCGACCCCGTCGACGGGGTGATGCTCCTCGACAAGCCCCTGGGCATGAGTTCGAACGGTGCCGTGCAAAAGGTTCGACGCCTTCTCAACGCGCAGAAAGCGGGCCATACCGGTACGCTCGACCCGATGGCGACGGGCCTTTTGCCCCTCTGCTTCGGGAACGCGACGAAGTTTTCCGCCGACCTCCTGGATGCCGACAAGGGTTACACCGCCCGCGTGAAGCTCGGCGTCACGACGACGACGGGCGACGTCGAAGGGGAAGTGCTCGAAACGCGCGACGTTTCGGGCGTCACCCTTGAAGCCGTCGAACGGGCCGCCCGGAGCTTCTTGGGCGAAATCGAACAGATTCCGCCCATGTACTCCGCCCTCAAAAAGGACGGGCGGTGCCTCTACGAGCTCGCCCGCCGGGGCGAGACGGTCGAGCGCGAGCCGCGCCGTGTGGTCATTCGCGAGATCACCGTGTCCGATTTCGACGGCGAGTCGTTTACAATGTCGACGCTCGTTTCGAAGGGCACCTACATCCGGGTGCTTGCCGAAGACATCGGCCGCGCGCTCGGCACGGGCGCGCACCTGACGGCGCTTCGCCGCACGCGCGTCGGTCATTTGACCCTTGACAAGGCCGTCACCGTGGAAACCCTCGAAGCGCTCGGCACGCCCGAAGCGGTCCGCGTTAAACTGACGCCCTCCGACGCGTTGCTCTCGACCCTGGAGCCCGTGCGGCTCGAGGCCGAAGCCGCCAAGCGGTTCCTTTTCGGGCAGTGTCTGCCGCTCGGTCTCGCGCTCCGAGGCCGCGTGCGCGTCTACGACGACGCCGGGATGCTTCTCGGCACCGCGCTCGTCGACGAGCGCGGGGTGCTCGCGCCCGAACGGCTCATCGCCCATTGA
- the typA gene encoding translational GTPase TypA gives MTRAIRNIAIIAHVDHGKTTMVDRLLQSAGTFRENQQVAERVMDSNDLERERGITILAKNCAVEYQGTHINIIDTPGHADFGGEVERVLSMVDGVLLLVDAVEGPMPQTRFVTRKALAQGLKPIVVVNKIDRPGARPDWVVNQTFDLFDKLGATEDQLDFPVIYASALNGFAGYTTDVEELKKVGDMRAVFDTVIKYVPVRDDNPDGPLMMQICSLDYSSYVGKIGVGRVHRGRIRPNMEVAIMNGPDDTPKRVKVNQILKFEGLDRMLVDEAEAGDIILVNGIEDLAIGTTITDLQQPEALPMLRVDEPTLTMNFQVNSSPLAGREGKFVTSRQIRERLERELKSNVAMRVRPTSDETVWEVAGRGELHLTILLENMRREGYELAVSRPRVLLKEVNGEKQEPYELLTVDVEEEHQGAVMEELGRRKGDLQDMQPDGKGRVRLEYRIPARGLIGFQSLFMTMCRGTGIMSHVFDDYGPIKQGDVGERRSGVIISQDDGEAVAYALWKIQERGRLFVNPGDKLYEGMIIGEHSRENDIVVNPIRGKQLTNIRASGTDEAIRLVPPVKLTLESAVEFINDDELVEITPQSIRLRKRYLKDFERKRAARAEEKTFG, from the coding sequence ATGACCCGAGCCATCCGCAACATTGCGATCATCGCGCACGTCGACCACGGCAAGACCACGATGGTGGACCGCCTCCTTCAGAGCGCGGGCACCTTCCGTGAAAACCAGCAAGTCGCCGAGCGCGTCATGGATTCGAACGACCTCGAACGCGAACGCGGCATTACGATTCTCGCCAAGAACTGCGCCGTCGAATACCAAGGCACGCACATCAACATCATCGACACCCCGGGGCACGCGGACTTCGGCGGCGAAGTCGAACGCGTTCTCTCGATGGTCGACGGCGTGCTGCTCCTCGTCGACGCCGTCGAAGGCCCGATGCCGCAGACGCGCTTCGTGACCCGCAAGGCCCTCGCTCAGGGCTTGAAGCCCATCGTCGTCGTCAACAAGATCGACCGTCCGGGCGCCCGTCCCGACTGGGTCGTCAACCAGACGTTCGACCTCTTCGACAAGCTCGGCGCGACCGAAGACCAGCTCGACTTCCCCGTGATCTACGCTTCGGCCCTGAACGGCTTTGCGGGCTACACGACGGACGTCGAAGAACTGAAGAAGGTGGGCGACATGCGCGCCGTCTTCGACACCGTCATCAAGTACGTTCCCGTGCGCGACGACAATCCCGACGGCCCCCTGATGATGCAGATCTGCTCGCTCGACTACTCGAGCTACGTGGGCAAGATCGGCGTGGGTCGCGTCCACCGCGGCCGCATCCGCCCGAACATGGAAGTCGCGATCATGAACGGTCCCGACGACACCCCGAAGCGCGTGAAGGTCAACCAGATCCTCAAGTTCGAAGGGCTCGACCGCATGCTCGTCGACGAAGCCGAAGCGGGCGACATCATTCTTGTGAACGGCATCGAAGACCTCGCGATCGGCACGACCATCACGGACCTTCAGCAGCCCGAAGCGCTCCCGATGCTGCGCGTGGACGAACCGACCCTCACGATGAACTTCCAGGTCAACTCCTCCCCGCTCGCGGGCCGCGAAGGGAAGTTCGTCACGTCGCGTCAGATCCGCGAACGACTCGAGCGCGAACTGAAGTCGAACGTCGCCATGCGCGTTCGCCCCACCTCGGACGAAACCGTCTGGGAAGTGGCCGGCCGCGGCGAACTGCACCTCACGATTCTTCTCGAAAACATGCGTCGCGAAGGGTATGAGCTCGCCGTCTCGCGTCCGCGCGTTCTTCTGAAAGAAGTGAACGGCGAAAAGCAGGAACCGTACGAACTCCTCACGGTCGACGTCGAAGAAGAACACCAGGGCGCCGTCATGGAAGAGCTCGGCCGCCGCAAGGGCGACCTCCAGGACATGCAGCCCGACGGCAAGGGCCGCGTGCGTCTCGAATACCGCATCCCCGCCCGCGGTCTCATCGGCTTCCAGAGCCTCTTCATGACGATGTGCCGCGGCACGGGCATCATGAGCCACGTCTTCGACGACTACGGTCCCATCAAGCAGGGCGACGTGGGCGAACGCCGTTCGGGCGTGATCATCTCGCAGGACGACGGCGAAGCCGTGGCCTACGCCCTCTGGAAGATCCAGGAACGCGGCCGCCTCTTCGTCAACCCCGGCGACAAGCTCTACGAAGGCATGATCATCGGCGAACACTCGCGTGAAAACGACATCGTCGTCAATCCGATCCGCGGCAAGCAGCTCACCAACATCCGCGCTTCGGGCACCGACGAAGCCATCCGCCTCGTTCCGCCCGTGAAGCTCACGCTCGAATCGGCCGTCGAATTCATCAACGACGACGAACTCGTGGAAATCACGCCGCAGTCGATCCGTCTGCGCAAGCGCTACCTGAAGGACTTCGAACGCAAGCGCGCCGCGCGTGCGGAAGAAAAGACCTTCGGTTGA
- a CDS encoding YchJ family protein produces the protein MTKKKKALPENCPCGSGLAYAACCGALHAGARAATPEALMRSRYAAYALGLEDYLLSTWAPETRPERIFEPGEAPFKWVSLEVRASGETPGAGGEPDTGFVDFVARARSSRGAVKLAEHSRFRREKTGASADRWLYVDGDIEE, from the coding sequence ATGACGAAGAAAAAGAAAGCCTTGCCCGAGAACTGCCCCTGCGGGAGCGGTCTCGCGTACGCGGCCTGTTGCGGGGCGCTCCATGCGGGCGCTCGGGCGGCGACGCCCGAAGCGCTCATGCGCAGTCGCTATGCGGCCTACGCCCTCGGGCTTGAAGACTATCTTCTTTCCACCTGGGCGCCCGAAACGCGTCCGGAGCGGATTTTCGAGCCGGGCGAAGCGCCCTTCAAGTGGGTGTCCCTTGAGGTGCGCGCTTCGGGCGAAACGCCGGGGGCGGGGGGCGAACCCGATACGGGGTTCGTCGACTTCGTCGCCCGCGCGCGATCGAGCCGCGGGGCGGTGAAGCTTGCCGAACATTCGCGCTTCCGACGCGAGAAGACGGGAGCCTCGGCCGACCGTTGGCTCTACGTCGACGGCGACATCGAGGAGTGA
- the dusA gene encoding tRNA dihydrouridine(20/20a) synthase DusA: MTHDYSAIDWRFTVAPMLDWTDRHCRYFHRLLTRRARLYTEMVTTGAIIHGNRESLLGFSEAEHPVALQLGGSDPHDLAESIRIASAYGYDEYNLNCGCPSERVQRGSFGACLMLEADTVASCVRAMRDVTDRPVTVKHRIGVDDRSDYAFVRDFVGTVYDAGCRVFIVHARAAWLKGLSPKENREIPPLDRDVARRLKGDFPDCVVLVNGQIASVEESEREIASGLDGVMVGRAAYQNPWMLREVDERLYGEEESEVTRVEVVKAMTAYLEAGFADDTNAIRACARHMIGLTLGLPGARRWRQCLSDPKALEAHGPELLLYAWREAFGD, translated from the coding sequence ATGACGCACGACTACTCCGCGATCGACTGGCGCTTTACCGTGGCGCCGATGCTCGACTGGACGGACCGGCACTGCCGGTATTTCCATCGCCTGCTCACGCGCCGCGCGCGCCTTTACACCGAGATGGTGACGACGGGCGCCATCATTCACGGGAACCGCGAATCGCTCCTCGGCTTTTCCGAGGCAGAACATCCCGTCGCCCTGCAGTTGGGTGGATCGGACCCGCACGACCTCGCCGAATCGATCCGCATCGCTTCGGCCTACGGCTACGACGAATACAACCTCAACTGCGGCTGCCCCTCGGAGCGCGTGCAGCGCGGAAGTTTCGGCGCGTGCCTCATGCTCGAAGCGGACACGGTCGCATCGTGCGTTCGTGCGATGCGCGACGTGACGGATCGGCCCGTCACGGTGAAGCACAGGATCGGCGTGGACGATCGGAGCGACTACGCGTTCGTGCGCGACTTCGTCGGTACGGTATACGACGCGGGCTGCCGCGTTTTCATCGTGCACGCGCGCGCCGCCTGGTTGAAGGGGCTTTCGCCCAAAGAAAACCGCGAAATTCCGCCGCTCGACCGTGACGTCGCTCGTCGCCTCAAGGGGGATTTCCCGGACTGCGTCGTGCTCGTGAACGGGCAGATCGCGTCCGTCGAGGAGAGCGAACGCGAAATTGCCTCGGGCCTTGATGGCGTCATGGTGGGGCGTGCGGCCTACCAGAACCCCTGGATGCTGCGCGAAGTCGACGAGCGCCTCTACGGCGAGGAAGAGTCGGAGGTGACGCGAGTTGAGGTCGTGAAGGCCATGACCGCCTACCTCGAAGCGGGTTTCGCCGACGACACGAACGCGATTCGCGCCTGCGCGCGCCACATGATCGGGCTCACGTTGGGACTTCCCGGCGCTCGGCGCTGGCGCCAGTGCCTCTCGGACCCGAAGGCGCTCGAAGCGCACGGGCCGGAGCTCCTCCTTTACGCCTGGCGGGAGGCGTTCGGCGACTGA
- a CDS encoding LysR family transcriptional regulator produces the protein MPKTDDLAAWRAFLAFAKAGTVAQAAAALQIEPSNVSRAIAALERSLGCELVRHSTRPLRLTEAGELAVKRIEPLLRAHASLISDLTSEARALEGNIRLSSAPGFASRRLTGLLQRFRAEQPAITIEIQSGLSENDLQKGLCDIATLTGHPVLPGLVCMSRGRNVYLPVASAGYLKKHGMPLTPDQLRAHTGYVYAGPVRHETKVLVRGDRTEPVVFGQSIRSTDILAIRTALLNDMGVAVDMPLVQIVEDLQAGTLVPILPGWFRPPVECYIATSRAAWHLKRVRVFFEWYGRALQALFASYEAQASAVVGLPPDDGATERTTIFRT, from the coding sequence ATGCCGAAAACCGACGATCTCGCCGCCTGGCGCGCCTTTCTCGCCTTTGCCAAGGCAGGTACGGTCGCGCAAGCGGCCGCTGCGCTTCAAATCGAACCTTCGAACGTCTCGCGCGCGATTGCCGCCCTGGAGCGCTCGCTCGGGTGCGAACTCGTGCGCCATTCGACGCGCCCTCTGCGCCTCACGGAAGCGGGGGAACTCGCCGTCAAGCGGATCGAACCGCTTCTTCGAGCGCATGCGTCGCTCATCTCGGACCTGACGAGCGAAGCGCGGGCGCTCGAAGGAAACATCCGACTTTCCTCGGCTCCGGGCTTTGCCTCGAGGCGCCTCACGGGCCTTTTGCAGCGCTTCCGCGCGGAGCAGCCCGCGATCACGATCGAAATCCAGAGCGGGCTTAGCGAAAACGACCTGCAAAAAGGCTTGTGCGACATTGCCACCCTCACGGGGCACCCCGTGCTCCCGGGGCTTGTGTGCATGAGTCGCGGCCGCAACGTCTACCTGCCCGTCGCAAGCGCGGGCTACCTCAAAAAGCACGGGATGCCCTTGACGCCCGATCAGCTGCGCGCGCACACGGGCTACGTCTATGCGGGACCCGTTCGGCACGAAACCAAGGTGCTCGTCCGAGGCGACCGGACGGAGCCCGTCGTCTTCGGGCAGAGCATCCGCTCGACCGACATCCTCGCCATTCGCACGGCGCTCCTCAACGACATGGGGGTGGCCGTTGACATGCCGCTCGTGCAGATCGTCGAAGATCTCCAAGCGGGTACCCTCGTTCCGATCCTACCCGGGTGGTTCCGCCCGCCCGTCGAGTGCTACATCGCGACGAGCCGCGCCGCCTGGCACCTGAAGCGCGTGCGGGTCTTTTTCGAATGGTACGGACGAGCTCTGCAGGCGCTCTTCGCCTCGTACGAAGCGCAGGCGTCGGCCGTCGTGGGCCTGCCGCCCGACGACGGGGCGACGGAACGCACGACGATCTTCCGCACCTGA
- a CDS encoding argininosuccinate lyase, with the protein MQHDAFFWISAINKATVVVNRRAGLISERIARLAARGIDALERDARTDASKRVDKYIAYEPMLVAATSPEVTIIHAGRSSQDILSTMRLALAEEGTLSVIDALDGVIEELLDLAKRHRDTIVPNYTNGVAAQPNSLGHELLGHVAAFLRDRERLTEALERGAFSPMGATVLNGTGWPLDRAAMARALGFAAPVRNAFDATCIAPVDYPVEVAAAAGSIALHTGSILNEIMVQYAQPRPWMLLAEGGENTYVSSAMPQKRNPGLMNNCRADASEVLAEMQAVHLRVHNVVPGMTDGKSVAKNDRLCRTTVGMLERFKKVLRALVIDGDRALEELNSDWTASQEIADRLMRDYGLPFRIGHHAASRMVSEAKRLNLRPADFPYAGMQRLYAEVVRAEFPEASPELPMSEAEFREALDPRRIVEARATTGSAAPREVDAMHDEFTARLRALREKSTARRETRRQALETLEADFAAFL; encoded by the coding sequence GTGCAGCACGACGCATTTTTCTGGATTTCCGCCATCAACAAAGCCACCGTCGTCGTCAACCGGCGCGCGGGCCTCATTTCGGAGCGCATCGCGCGCCTTGCGGCCCGGGGGATCGACGCGCTCGAGCGCGACGCCCGCACGGATGCCTCAAAGCGCGTCGACAAGTACATCGCCTACGAGCCGATGCTCGTCGCCGCCACGTCGCCCGAAGTGACGATCATTCACGCGGGGCGATCGAGCCAGGACATCCTCTCGACGATGCGCCTCGCGCTCGCTGAGGAGGGGACGCTTTCCGTGATCGACGCCTTGGACGGCGTGATCGAGGAGCTCCTCGACTTGGCAAAGCGCCACCGCGACACGATCGTTCCGAACTACACGAACGGCGTTGCGGCGCAGCCCAACAGCCTCGGGCACGAATTGCTCGGCCACGTCGCGGCTTTCCTGCGCGACCGCGAACGCCTGACGGAAGCCCTGGAGCGCGGCGCTTTCTCGCCGATGGGGGCGACCGTTCTGAACGGCACGGGCTGGCCGCTCGACCGCGCCGCCATGGCCCGCGCGCTCGGGTTCGCGGCGCCCGTCCGAAATGCCTTTGACGCCACCTGCATTGCGCCCGTCGACTACCCGGTTGAGGTGGCGGCGGCCGCGGGGTCGATCGCGCTTCATACGGGGTCGATCCTGAACGAAATCATGGTGCAGTACGCGCAGCCCCGCCCCTGGATGCTCCTTGCCGAAGGCGGCGAAAACACGTACGTCTCTTCCGCGATGCCGCAAAAGCGCAACCCCGGCCTCATGAACAATTGCCGGGCGGACGCCTCCGAAGTGCTTGCCGAAATGCAGGCCGTGCACCTGCGCGTGCACAACGTCGTCCCCGGGATGACGGACGGAAAGAGCGTTGCGAAAAACGATCGCCTCTGCCGGACGACCGTGGGGATGCTCGAGCGCTTCAAGAAGGTCCTGCGCGCCCTTGTGATCGACGGCGACCGGGCGCTCGAAGAGCTCAATTCCGACTGGACCGCCTCGCAGGAAATCGCCGACCGCTTGATGCGCGACTACGGGCTCCCGTTCCGAATCGGACACCACGCGGCAAGCCGCATGGTTTCGGAAGCGAAACGTCTCAATTTACGCCCCGCCGACTTCCCCTACGCCGGCATGCAGCGTCTCTATGCCGAGGTGGTGCGCGCGGAATTTCCCGAGGCCTCGCCCGAACTCCCCATGTCGGAAGCCGAGTTTCGCGAAGCGCTCGATCCGCGCCGCATCGTCGAAGCGCGCGCCACGACGGGGAGCGCCGCGCCCCGCGAGGTGGACGCCATGCACGACGAATTCACGGCGCGTCTGAGGGCGCTGCGCGAAAAGAGCACCGCACGTCGCGAAACGCGCCGTCAGGCCTTGGAAACGCTCGAAGCGGACTTCGCCGCCTTCCTCTGA